Proteins encoded within one genomic window of Methanosarcina barkeri str. Wiesmoor:
- a CDS encoding acyltransferase — protein MNLQKNRIEEIDYLRGLAILAVIAIHTSANFTEIRDINLLLIINVIIDVFSHFAVPSFIFISGFVLSFIYKGQFSKKRFYAKRVKSILPQYIIFSVFYTLLNIGLSTINGKANSPSILTMIINLLTTSSSYHLWYFAVIGQFYISYPYIIKIYNKFADNNRTLYFAGIILIIQQIWIVVSDFAQTVLEMSTYLNSINYYLNLLINSWLSLIFLSYIFYFVLGIYACQNYKNVKKQILKVKTWVILAILVMTGIISLLFIKGIIRYGDYYEIPHTYFMLLTLIESLYFPLTILIALIISLTFSIQKNKYSHIILSLGKYSFGIYLIHVFYIDIITQIVYPHFEISSNQLVFYPVLFLSTVLLSYFSVNRIAHLHRSKTMIGVESLNPK, from the coding sequence ATGAATCTACAGAAAAATAGAATAGAAGAAATTGATTATCTGAGAGGACTTGCTATATTAGCTGTAATAGCTATTCATACTTCTGCTAATTTCACAGAAATACGAGATATAAATCTGTTATTAATAATAAATGTGATAATAGATGTATTTTCACATTTTGCGGTTCCATCGTTCATATTTATATCTGGTTTTGTACTCTCTTTTATTTACAAGGGCCAGTTTTCAAAAAAAAGATTTTATGCAAAAAGAGTTAAATCAATACTTCCTCAATATATTATCTTCTCTGTTTTTTATACACTATTAAATATAGGATTATCTACGATAAATGGCAAAGCCAATTCACCTTCTATATTAACAATGATAATAAATTTGCTCACCACAAGTAGTTCCTATCATTTATGGTACTTTGCTGTGATAGGACAGTTTTACATATCCTACCCTTACATAATAAAAATATATAATAAATTTGCAGATAATAATAGGACACTCTATTTTGCAGGTATAATTTTAATAATTCAACAAATATGGATAGTAGTGAGTGATTTTGCTCAAACCGTCTTAGAGATGTCAACTTATCTAAATTCAATAAATTATTATTTAAACCTCCTTATAAACTCCTGGCTATCACTCATATTTCTTTCTTACATATTTTACTTTGTACTTGGAATTTATGCATGTCAAAATTACAAAAATGTAAAGAAACAAATTTTAAAGGTTAAAACGTGGGTTATTCTAGCAATCCTGGTTATGACAGGAATTATTTCTCTGTTATTTATAAAAGGCATTATTAGGTACGGAGATTATTACGAAATTCCACATACTTATTTTATGCTTCTAACCCTTATTGAATCATTATACTTCCCATTGACTATTTTAATAGCTTTAATAATTAGTTTGACTTTTTCAATCCAGAAAAATAAATATTCACACATTATTTTATCATTAGGAAAATATTCGTTTGGAATATATCTAATTCATGTATTTTATATAGATATTATTACTCAAATAGTATATCCACATTTTGAGATATCTAGTAACCAATTGGTATTTTACCCGGTTTTATTTCTATCAACAGTCTTGTTAAGTTATTTCAGTGTAAATCGAATTGCTCATTTGCATAGAAGTAAAACAATGATCGGAGTTGAATCATTAAACCCAAAATAA
- a CDS encoding PocR ligand-binding domain-containing protein, which translates to MSEKSHLGFDKCCTLLDGFYINQNIIKQKQVENVLSKSKQCIMRVLWSVLLSTKKTENLEVNNIIETQIIQSPMNDFYKRSSVPIAMVDLKGNVLAGVGWQDTLIRFYSVYPKDCKRCMENDEKLFMNVSPGEFKIYRSQTNIWCIVTPFMIGDVHVANIFTGQFFFECEAIDYEFFRSWARKYGFDEEKSIEMLEKVPRLSKKDVDKC; encoded by the coding sequence GTGAGTGAAAAGTCACATCTTGGATTTGACAAATGCTGCACGCTTCTCGATGGGTTCTACATAAATCAAAACATTATCAAGCAAAAACAGGTAGAGAATGTACTGAGTAAAAGTAAACAGTGCATAATGCGAGTATTGTGGAGTGTTCTCTTGTCTACAAAGAAGACAGAGAACTTAGAGGTTAATAATATTATCGAAACTCAGATAATCCAGTCTCCTATGAATGATTTCTATAAACGTTCTTCCGTTCCAATAGCCATGGTTGATCTCAAAGGCAATGTTTTAGCAGGTGTCGGGTGGCAGGATACCTTGATTAGATTCTATAGTGTATATCCCAAAGACTGCAAACGCTGCATGGAAAATGATGAAAAGTTATTCATGAATGTTTCTCCTGGGGAGTTTAAGATTTACAGGAGTCAGACCAACATATGGTGCATAGTAACTCCTTTTATGATAGGTGATGTTCATGTCGCCAATATCTTTACAGGGCAGTTTTTTTTTGAATGTGAGGCTATAGACTATGAATTTTTTCGTTCTTGGGCTAGAAAATACGGCTTCGACGAGGAAAAATCTATAGAAATGCTTGAAAAAGTTCCGCGATTGAGCAAGAAGGATGTGGATAAATGTTAA
- a CDS encoding glycosyltransferase family 2 protein: protein MTNVLPPQNNVIAFVPAHNEADIIHSTIESILTQTVKVDVIVISDNSTDDTVSIVRSIAAIDDRVSLIETVGNKFKKSGALNTAYKNVDLNSYDYVLSVDGDTIVAPDLVEQALIEFQLDPLLGAVCSRAGVVKQTTNGFFEKLVYHWQYVEYAEFDRSRVSQDRGIKVAHGMCTVYKVEAIKAVMARRIATGKLDCTLYDMHNITEDYELTVTLKELGYHTAAGFGMHAWTDVPLKLSELWKQRVRWLRGGLDTLWEHGWNKSTRKDILNAGLFWIMLSFQILLLNYALYDIVKGAYHPNWMFIMVMSLMYVDSVYTLRYVQDLSKWDYLVRITFIPQIFYAWFTIAQLVYAYYLFLFKPNQDW, encoded by the coding sequence ATGACAAACGTTCTGCCTCCACAGAACAATGTCATCGCGTTTGTGCCAGCTCATAATGAGGCGGATATAATCCACTCAACCATAGAATCCATTCTTACTCAAACAGTCAAAGTCGATGTTATTGTAATAAGTGATAACAGTACAGATGATACGGTTAGTATAGTAAGAAGTATAGCTGCCATTGATGACCGCGTAAGTTTGATAGAAACTGTTGGGAATAAATTTAAAAAATCTGGGGCACTGAACACTGCCTATAAAAATGTCGATCTGAATTCATATGATTATGTACTATCAGTCGATGGTGATACAATCGTAGCTCCAGATCTTGTTGAACAAGCATTAATAGAATTTCAGCTAGATCCACTACTCGGGGCAGTGTGCTCTCGTGCAGGTGTAGTCAAACAGACAACTAACGGGTTTTTTGAAAAATTAGTCTATCACTGGCAGTATGTCGAATACGCAGAATTCGACAGAAGCCGAGTTAGTCAGGATCGGGGGATTAAAGTCGCGCACGGGATGTGCACAGTGTATAAGGTAGAAGCAATAAAAGCAGTTATGGCAAGACGCATAGCTACTGGAAAACTTGACTGCACTTTATATGATATGCATAACATCACCGAAGATTACGAGTTAACGGTAACTCTAAAAGAGCTTGGTTACCACACAGCTGCAGGTTTTGGGATGCATGCCTGGACAGACGTTCCATTAAAACTAAGCGAGTTATGGAAGCAACGAGTCCGCTGGCTTCGTGGTGGGCTTGATACATTGTGGGAGCATGGATGGAATAAAAGCACCAGAAAAGACATCCTGAACGCCGGACTCTTCTGGATTATGTTATCTTTCCAGATTCTTTTGCTAAATTATGCTTTGTATGACATAGTTAAGGGTGCTTATCATCCCAACTGGATGTTCATAATGGTAATGAGTTTAATGTATGTGGACAGTGTTTACACACTGCGATATGTGCAGGACCTCAGTAAGTGGGACTATCTTGTGAGAATAACGTTTATTCCTCAGATATTTTATGCGTGGTTTACTATTGCTCAGCTAGTCTATGCATACTACCTCTTTCTCTTTAAACCTAATCAGGATTGGTAA
- a CDS encoding tetratricopeptide repeat protein translates to MVINHDEAFQRGLGLIKQKRYEKSINVFNKIVDKDSGHTGALFNRGLALLKIKKPEEALDSFDQVLHFEPENFDALYKKGIALATLEKFEAALETYDNALEINPDNPKIWYQKGLAFAELEKNEASILCFEKAIELEPECGSAWYARGTVTGKTGNYEEALECFEHALEINPKNSDACYSKGLVLANLEKYGEALECFDSLIREKPRHKDAWKQKYFSLIKLGKNEEALECVDAFLRKFPVSETALYQKGILLNELSRYEDAEKTFTKILKINPGNKEIWLKKGLALIQLLRLNDAIKAFEEAIKLDPTYFEAWNYKCLALMKLEVYEEALEAFDSVLEIYPETKEIWYNRALALVKLQHFGEAAKSFSRTAELDPAYGDALYQQGRLLAREGKYEEALKAFDSMLEQNPEFIKAQKLRGTMLIKLGRIEEALDSLAQSLEKEPENYGLWLQQGLILLDNGKFEPALKALEKVAELKPDNDACWMNKGYALYSMDRYEEALEDFEEGLRLNPYLEKGWNNKGIVLGKLGRTEEALEAFEKAVSLRPDFEDAWKNRGLILLAVDDYEKASEAFDEVLKTNPEDLDSIYNRGTALLKLGKTETALECFEKILSLNPDYPDLLYSLAVAQAKLGKQEEALETFEKLAAKNPEDLKIQRRKGKFAMEIGKYDTALQAFDQVLSEKPESREAWYRKGLALIKLKRFEEAITAFDEVIVRNLNNKEISNSDYEELKNLDRDDIDNPARDETKRPDYEDENPDYEDENSDYENARTYKGFAQMQLERYLPALKTFESALEEKPNSDILWYYRGLSLYRINMLEEAACAFESSVRLNPEMKEALEYRAICLFETEQYKAALKALEAVLEGNPENLSALHKKAICFLQLKKYKSGAETLLRVLELDPNNKEVKFELGIASFESGEYNKALSLFEEVSEGSDDSFVYCPEKNSYELNNSEQNVSEQGISEQNFSEQNNSEQNFSEQNNSEQNFSEQSISEQNNSNQKFSEQNNSKQKFSEQSISKEKYSSFYWKGLVLIRLEAYERALEVFSRLTENNPLFVEAWYLKGISHSKLKQHKEAAKDFEKVLELDPAYQDTCYQLGLSYFELGNFEEAIRVFESALKMDPENLDALYMRSLALLRSKRYGESASGFREVLKRNPSDTEALAHLSTASFKQGFYEEALGLFDQVLSKNPERKTVLFRKGVALKALGEVKRASTIFDSVLKLKPDCTYALEQKAYTHFELEEYPEAVEAFKTALEYCQKKEDLYYYRGIAFFRLGNFEEAVRSFENALDLGCQQPEISYYTGIAYFENREYEKAVEIFNAILDSGALDLEILYKKALALFELEKPEEVVSTVYTLLELETENFNIKDAGKFEEENYEESAGKESIGEENAGEIPAFENTKAFEELLEKFTFSLIQLGRYEEALLPLGKLTASESASKEALYSKGIVFQELGRSEEALEIFSELRFLYPDFEKAWYRRGLILFSLGYYVEALDSFEQAALEDQTEIPEEIDELSLDETQREKMRESPELEDETRLEDKFELKEKLSETELEDVWMKMGLSQLKLEHYEAAIEIFEKLLEVKPEASDLWYVAGLALRGLDQDEQAVEAFENAVELDPALEAAWEQIGLSLLRLNMYEEASQAFSSALTLKPDNVNALYSRSEASFQLQHFEEAAQDLEKVLLSAPDFLNSIEACYRLGIARMELQECEKALEAFDIVLQQDPAHREALYYRGLVLFNLSEYEAAAETFGMLLEASPEDPESLNYLGLCLLELESPEAALKAFEKAALFNPKNEETLYNAATTLIKLNRPQESIDYFDRILDISPENLDVLNYKGIAFCKLEMYREALKAFDLALEKDPENIKAIYSVGVVCFKQKMYETACRAFDEALAINPWHEQSLKYLGISLAKIEEYEDALRTFDRLLRIRPHDVQAMNYRGVILGKLGKYTEAINTFNEILRLYPEMADAKRKLEALKCIENKDDSSEDLY, encoded by the coding sequence TTGGTTATCAATCACGATGAAGCTTTTCAAAGAGGACTTGGCCTGATTAAACAGAAAAGGTACGAAAAATCAATTAATGTCTTCAACAAGATTGTGGACAAGGATTCAGGTCACACAGGAGCTCTATTTAACAGAGGACTTGCACTACTGAAAATTAAAAAACCAGAAGAAGCCCTCGACTCCTTTGACCAGGTCCTGCACTTCGAGCCCGAAAATTTTGATGCCCTGTACAAAAAAGGAATTGCTCTGGCCACCCTTGAAAAGTTTGAAGCAGCTCTCGAAACTTATGACAACGCACTCGAAATAAATCCTGACAATCCAAAAATCTGGTACCAAAAAGGACTGGCGTTTGCTGAACTGGAAAAAAATGAGGCTTCAATTCTTTGTTTTGAGAAAGCAATTGAGCTTGAACCGGAATGCGGAAGCGCCTGGTATGCCCGAGGCACCGTAACTGGAAAAACCGGCAACTACGAAGAAGCACTGGAATGTTTTGAGCATGCACTTGAGATCAACCCGAAAAACTCAGACGCTTGCTACTCAAAAGGCCTGGTTCTTGCAAATCTTGAGAAGTATGGAGAAGCGCTGGAATGCTTTGATTCTCTGATTCGAGAAAAACCCAGACATAAAGATGCCTGGAAACAAAAATATTTTTCGTTGATAAAGCTGGGGAAGAACGAAGAAGCTCTGGAATGTGTTGACGCATTTTTAAGGAAATTTCCTGTCAGTGAGACTGCTCTCTATCAGAAGGGTATTCTTTTAAACGAACTTTCCCGCTATGAAGATGCCGAGAAAACTTTTACGAAAATTTTGAAAATAAACCCAGGAAATAAAGAAATCTGGCTCAAGAAAGGTCTTGCGCTTATCCAGCTGCTAAGGCTCAATGATGCCATAAAAGCCTTTGAAGAAGCTATCAAGCTGGATCCCACTTATTTTGAAGCATGGAATTACAAATGCCTTGCTCTGATGAAGCTTGAGGTCTATGAAGAAGCCCTTGAAGCCTTTGATTCTGTGCTTGAAATTTATCCAGAAACTAAAGAAATCTGGTACAATAGGGCTCTTGCTCTCGTGAAACTGCAGCACTTTGGAGAAGCTGCAAAATCTTTTTCCAGAACTGCCGAACTGGACCCTGCATACGGTGATGCCCTGTACCAGCAGGGACGTTTGCTTGCCAGAGAAGGAAAGTATGAAGAAGCCCTCAAAGCCTTCGATTCCATGCTTGAACAAAATCCAGAATTTATTAAGGCCCAAAAACTCAGGGGCACTATGCTGATCAAGTTAGGCCGTATCGAAGAGGCTCTTGACTCTCTTGCACAGAGCCTTGAAAAAGAACCCGAAAATTATGGGCTCTGGCTGCAGCAAGGATTAATCCTCCTTGATAATGGAAAATTCGAGCCTGCCCTGAAAGCTCTTGAGAAAGTTGCGGAACTCAAACCTGATAACGACGCTTGCTGGATGAATAAGGGATATGCACTCTATTCCATGGATCGCTATGAAGAAGCTCTCGAAGACTTTGAAGAAGGTCTGCGGCTAAACCCGTATCTTGAGAAAGGATGGAATAATAAAGGAATAGTGCTGGGAAAACTTGGAAGAACTGAAGAAGCCCTTGAAGCTTTTGAAAAAGCTGTGAGCCTCAGGCCTGACTTCGAAGATGCCTGGAAAAATAGAGGACTGATTTTGCTGGCTGTTGATGACTATGAAAAAGCCAGCGAAGCCTTTGACGAAGTTCTTAAAACAAATCCTGAAGACCTTGATTCCATTTACAACAGAGGAACAGCCCTGCTAAAACTAGGAAAAACAGAAACTGCCCTGGAATGTTTTGAAAAAATCCTGTCCCTTAATCCCGATTATCCCGATCTATTATATAGCCTTGCGGTTGCGCAGGCGAAACTAGGAAAGCAGGAAGAAGCCCTGGAAACTTTTGAAAAACTAGCTGCTAAAAATCCCGAAGATCTGAAAATCCAGCGCAGGAAAGGAAAATTTGCAATGGAAATCGGAAAGTATGATACTGCGCTTCAGGCTTTTGATCAGGTGCTCAGTGAAAAGCCGGAGTCCAGGGAAGCCTGGTATAGAAAAGGGCTTGCCCTGATAAAACTGAAACGCTTTGAGGAGGCTATAACAGCCTTTGACGAAGTAATTGTAAGAAATCTAAATAATAAAGAGATAAGTAACTCCGATTATGAGGAGCTAAAAAATCTCGATCGTGATGACATAGATAACCCAGCACGTGATGAGACAAAGAGGCCTGATTACGAAGACGAGAATCCTGATTACGAGGATGAGAATTCTGATTACGAGAACGCTCGTACTTACAAAGGATTTGCGCAAATGCAGCTTGAAAGGTATCTCCCTGCCCTGAAAACCTTTGAGAGCGCTCTTGAAGAAAAGCCGAATTCCGATATTCTCTGGTACTACAGAGGTCTTAGCCTGTATAGGATAAATATGTTAGAGGAAGCAGCGTGTGCTTTTGAGTCCTCAGTTCGCCTTAATCCTGAAATGAAGGAAGCCCTGGAGTACAGAGCCATCTGTCTGTTTGAAACCGAACAATACAAAGCTGCCCTGAAGGCTCTTGAAGCTGTACTTGAAGGAAATCCAGAGAACCTTTCTGCACTCCATAAAAAAGCTATTTGTTTCCTGCAGTTAAAGAAATACAAATCCGGAGCTGAAACCCTTTTGAGAGTACTGGAACTTGACCCTAACAACAAAGAAGTAAAGTTTGAGCTAGGAATCGCCAGTTTCGAATCCGGAGAATACAATAAAGCCCTATCTCTTTTTGAAGAAGTAAGTGAGGGCTCAGATGACTCTTTTGTATACTGTCCTGAAAAAAACTCATATGAACTAAATAACTCTGAACAAAATGTTTCTGAACAAGGCATTTCTGAACAAAACTTTTCTGAACAAAATAACTCTGAACAAAACTTTTCTGAACAAAATAACTCTGAACAAAACTTTTCTGAACAAAGTATCTCTGAACAAAATAACTCTAATCAAAAATTCTCTGAACAAAATAACTCCAAGCAAAAATTCTCTGAACAAAGTATCTCTAAAGAAAAGTACTCTTCGTTCTACTGGAAAGGGCTTGTACTTATAAGACTGGAAGCTTACGAAAGAGCGCTTGAGGTTTTTTCAAGGCTTACCGAAAATAATCCTCTGTTTGTAGAGGCATGGTATTTGAAAGGGATATCCCATTCAAAACTGAAGCAGCATAAAGAAGCAGCAAAGGATTTTGAGAAAGTCCTTGAGCTTGACCCTGCTTATCAGGATACATGTTACCAGTTGGGACTTTCCTATTTTGAGCTTGGGAACTTTGAGGAAGCAATTAGGGTTTTTGAATCCGCCCTGAAAATGGATCCTGAAAACCTTGATGCTCTTTACATGAGAAGCCTCGCTTTACTGCGGTCGAAGAGATATGGAGAATCGGCCTCGGGTTTCAGGGAGGTCCTTAAAAGAAATCCATCCGATACCGAGGCTCTTGCACACCTGAGTACAGCCTCCTTCAAGCAGGGGTTTTATGAAGAAGCCCTTGGACTCTTTGATCAGGTTCTAAGCAAGAACCCGGAGCGAAAAACTGTCCTTTTCAGGAAAGGAGTTGCTTTAAAAGCCCTTGGGGAAGTAAAGAGGGCTTCGACTATTTTTGATTCTGTCCTTAAATTGAAGCCGGACTGCACTTATGCACTTGAACAAAAAGCCTATACTCACTTCGAGCTTGAGGAATATCCAGAGGCCGTTGAAGCATTTAAGACGGCACTGGAATATTGCCAGAAAAAAGAAGATCTATATTACTACAGGGGTATTGCCTTTTTCAGGCTTGGGAATTTTGAAGAAGCCGTAAGATCCTTTGAAAATGCTCTTGATCTCGGCTGCCAGCAACCCGAAATTTCTTATTATACAGGAATCGCCTACTTCGAAAACAGAGAATATGAAAAAGCCGTGGAAATCTTCAATGCCATCCTTGATTCCGGGGCACTTGATCTTGAAATACTGTACAAAAAAGCCCTGGCACTTTTCGAACTTGAAAAGCCAGAAGAAGTAGTTTCTACAGTTTATACTCTTCTCGAACTTGAAACCGAGAACTTTAATATTAAAGACGCTGGAAAGTTTGAAGAAGAAAACTATGAGGAAAGCGCAGGAAAAGAAAGCATAGGAGAAGAAAACGCAGGAGAAATTCCAGCTTTCGAGAATACAAAAGCTTTTGAAGAACTCCTAGAAAAGTTTACATTTTCTCTGATACAGCTTGGAAGATACGAAGAAGCCCTGCTACCTCTTGGAAAACTTACAGCAAGTGAATCGGCTTCAAAAGAGGCCCTTTACAGCAAAGGGATTGTGTTTCAGGAGCTCGGCAGATCTGAGGAGGCCCTTGAAATATTTTCGGAACTTCGTTTCCTTTATCCTGACTTTGAAAAAGCCTGGTATAGAAGAGGGCTCATTCTATTTTCTCTTGGATACTATGTTGAAGCTCTGGATTCATTCGAACAGGCTGCCCTGGAAGATCAGACAGAAATCCCTGAAGAAATTGACGAATTAAGCCTGGACGAAACTCAGAGAGAAAAAATGAGAGAAAGCCCTGAGTTAGAAGATGAAACAAGATTAGAAGATAAGTTTGAATTAAAAGAGAAATTAAGTGAAACTGAACTCGAAGATGTCTGGATGAAAATGGGGCTTTCCCAGCTCAAACTGGAACACTATGAAGCCGCCATCGAGATATTTGAGAAACTTCTTGAAGTAAAACCCGAGGCTTCAGACCTCTGGTATGTAGCAGGGCTCGCTCTAAGGGGGCTTGACCAGGATGAACAAGCCGTTGAAGCTTTTGAAAATGCCGTGGAACTTGATCCAGCTCTGGAAGCTGCCTGGGAACAGATAGGGCTTTCCCTTCTTAGATTGAATATGTATGAAGAAGCAAGCCAGGCTTTCAGTTCTGCTCTAACCCTGAAACCTGACAACGTAAATGCTCTCTACAGCCGATCAGAGGCCAGTTTCCAGCTCCAGCACTTTGAGGAAGCAGCTCAGGACCTCGAAAAAGTACTCCTGTCCGCCCCTGATTTTTTGAATTCTATTGAAGCCTGTTACAGGCTCGGGATTGCCAGAATGGAGCTTCAGGAGTGCGAAAAAGCTCTTGAGGCTTTTGATATAGTTTTGCAGCAGGACCCGGCGCATAGGGAAGCTCTCTATTATAGAGGGCTTGTGCTTTTCAACCTGAGTGAATACGAAGCTGCCGCTGAGACTTTTGGAATGCTGCTGGAAGCCTCTCCCGAAGACCCTGAAAGCTTGAACTACCTCGGGCTCTGCCTGCTGGAACTCGAAAGTCCGGAGGCGGCACTGAAAGCCTTTGAAAAAGCCGCTCTTTTCAATCCGAAGAATGAAGAAACTCTGTATAATGCAGCCACGACTCTTATCAAGCTTAACCGGCCCCAGGAATCAATTGACTATTTTGACCGCATCCTTGACATTTCCCCAGAGAATCTCGATGTCCTGAACTACAAAGGAATCGCGTTCTGCAAGCTTGAAATGTACAGGGAAGCCCTGAAAGCCTTTGACCTTGCACTGGAAAAAGACCCTGAAAACATCAAGGCAATTTATAGTGTAGGAGTTGTCTGCTTCAAACAGAAAATGTATGAAACTGCCTGCAGGGCCTTTGACGAAGCTCTTGCCATTAACCCCTGGCACGAGCAGTCACTGAAATATCTCGGGATATCTCTTGCAAAAATAGAAGAATATGAGGATGCCCTGAGAACCTTTGACAGGCTGCTCAGGATAAGACCTCACGATGTGCAAGCTATGAATTACAGGGGAGTTATCCTCGGAAAACTGGGAAAGTATACCGAGGCCATAAACACCTTCAATGAAATCCTTCGCCTCTATCCCGAAATGGCAGACGCGAAAAGGAAACTGGAAGCCTTAAAATGCATTGAAAACAAAGATGATTCCAGTGAAGATCTCTACTAA
- a CDS encoding cation diffusion facilitator family transporter: MSEKNFNSHPLEKEDGSEQLYENIQKNRLLNFLRCLHAHSHGNSCIHFQAHSHERSHEHSHTHGTIDPSILTINKGLWAVKWSFIGLMITAVLQIFIVFISGSVALLADTIHNFGDASTAIPLAIAFSLARRKPSKRFSYGYGRVEDLAGIIVVFLIFFSAAVAGYESVNRFLNPQPVEHLQAVAVAAIIGCIGNEIVAQFRMKVGKEIGSAALIADGYHARVDGFTSLAVLIGAIGIWLGYPIIDPLIGMLITISILKIVLDSSKLVFTRLLDGVEPEIIDKVKNITESVDGVCEVTDLRVRWIGHRLHAEINASVASSLSVEEGHEIANAIREKLLENFSYLSGTTIHVDPLTASGESYHYGSESPEVLHDKQKQISNACSR; encoded by the coding sequence ATGTCCGAAAAGAATTTCAATTCTCATCCTCTGGAAAAGGAAGACGGTTCCGAGCAGCTGTATGAGAATATTCAAAAAAACAGACTTCTCAATTTCCTCCGTTGTCTTCATGCTCATTCTCATGGTAACTCCTGTATTCATTTCCAGGCACACTCCCATGAACGCTCCCACGAGCACAGCCACACTCATGGAACCATTGACCCTTCAATACTTACTATTAACAAAGGGCTCTGGGCAGTAAAATGGTCGTTTATAGGGCTGATGATCACAGCCGTTCTGCAGATTTTCATTGTTTTTATTTCCGGCAGTGTTGCCCTTCTTGCCGATACCATCCACAACTTTGGGGATGCATCAACTGCAATTCCTCTTGCAATAGCTTTTTCCCTGGCCAGAAGAAAACCAAGTAAACGCTTTTCTTATGGATACGGCAGGGTAGAGGACCTTGCAGGTATAATAGTTGTTTTCCTGATCTTTTTCAGTGCTGCTGTTGCGGGTTATGAGTCTGTGAACCGCTTCTTAAACCCTCAGCCTGTAGAACATTTGCAGGCTGTAGCTGTTGCCGCAATTATAGGTTGTATAGGAAACGAAATTGTAGCCCAGTTCAGGATGAAAGTTGGAAAAGAAATAGGGAGTGCTGCTCTTATTGCAGATGGATACCATGCCAGAGTGGACGGTTTCACCAGCCTTGCAGTTCTTATCGGAGCTATCGGCATCTGGCTTGGATATCCTATCATTGACCCTCTCATTGGAATGTTAATCACAATCAGTATCCTCAAAATAGTCCTTGATTCAAGCAAGCTCGTGTTTACCCGCCTTCTTGACGGCGTTGAGCCTGAAATCATCGATAAAGTAAAAAATATTACTGAAAGCGTAGACGGGGTATGTGAAGTCACGGACCTTAGAGTCCGTTGGATAGGACACCGGCTCCATGCAGAGATCAATGCTTCCGTTGCTTCTTCTCTTTCGGTTGAGGAAGGGCATGAAATCGCCAATGCAATAAGAGAGAAACTTCTTGAAAACTTCTCTTACCTTTCCGGTACTACTATCCATGTGGATCCTCTCACAGCTTCAGGGGAATCCTATCACTATGGATCTGAGAGCCCGGAAGTTCTACATGATAAACAAAAGCAAATTTCGAATGCCTGTTCCCGATGA
- a CDS encoding iron-sulfur cluster assembly accessory protein produces MIEVTDRAAAELKTLIEQEEKPELALRIFVAGVACSGIQYGLAFDDETKEDDVTMESNGIKLVMAKDIERSFSEGSIDFVEDENGKGFLIRNPNAGGGCGTCGGCH; encoded by the coding sequence ATGATAGAAGTAACAGACAGAGCTGCTGCAGAATTGAAAACACTGATTGAACAGGAAGAGAAACCTGAGCTTGCTCTCAGAATTTTTGTTGCCGGGGTTGCCTGCAGTGGAATTCAGTATGGTTTAGCCTTTGATGATGAAACGAAGGAAGATGACGTGACTATGGAAAGTAACGGGATTAAACTCGTTATGGCAAAAGATATCGAAAGGAGCTTCTCTGAGGGCAGTATTGACTTTGTTGAGGACGAAAACGGAAAGGGATTCCTTATCCGCAATCCAAATGCCGGCGGTGGATGCGGCACCTGTGGCGGATGCCATTAA
- a CDS encoding nascent polypeptide-associated complex protein: MFPGMGGMGGRGMNPAKMKQMMKQMGIDVKELKDVQEVVIKTADSNIIIENANVTIMKVQGSETYQIVGDAKEVPKELEIPAEDIKLVMEQTGVSEDEARKALNDSNGDLAEAIVALSSA; the protein is encoded by the coding sequence ATGTTCCCAGGAATGGGAGGTATGGGAGGCCGGGGAATGAACCCGGCTAAAATGAAACAGATGATGAAACAGATGGGGATTGATGTTAAAGAACTCAAGGATGTTCAGGAAGTAGTTATAAAAACTGCAGACTCTAATATCATTATAGAGAATGCAAATGTTACTATCATGAAAGTCCAGGGTTCGGAGACATACCAGATCGTAGGTGACGCAAAAGAAGTCCCAAAAGAACTGGAAATTCCCGCTGAAGATATAAAACTCGTAATGGAGCAGACCGGCGTTTCTGAAGATGAAGCCCGGAAAGCCCTGAATGATTCAAATGGAGATCTGGCAGAAGCCATTGTGGCACTTTCTTCTGCCTGA